In Ornithorhynchus anatinus isolate Pmale09 chromosome 17, mOrnAna1.pri.v4, whole genome shotgun sequence, the following proteins share a genomic window:
- the LOC103165980 gene encoding natural killer cells antigen CD94-like isoform X2: MSEQTVVYTELKAKKSSQPLPKRPKTDKNEDSAREHELTYTELKLPRPSPQQSRRVRVKGKDTSTSLWRLITVILGSFCLVLLATTCVLTTQVLQGASSNITTNQTGHHCSPCPENWFLYRNNCYLFSKEKRKWNESRAICRSHNSGLLKIENKGELDFLSLFSIIGWTGLFRSGRNQPWKWSDGSDLSKDLLTITLDKNGKDCAKYIPGYPAYAEQCESLQMYICKYRIP, translated from the exons ATGAGTGAGCAAACAGTTGTCTATACAGAGTTGAAAGCAAAAAAGTCCTCTCAACCCCTGCCCAAGAGACCAAAGACCGACAAGAACGAAGATTCAGCAAGGGAGCACGAACTAACCTACACTGAGTTGAAACTGCCTAGGCCTTCTCCACAGCAGAGCAGACGAGTGAGAGTTAAGGGAAAAG ACACATCAACCTCACTATGGAGACTCATTACAGTGATTTTAGGAAGTTTCTGCCTTGTACTCCTGGCAACAACATGTGTCTTGACTACTCAGG TGCTCCAAGGAGCTTCTTCAAACATCACCACCAACCAGACAG GACATCACTGTAGTCCTTGTCCAGAGAACTGGTTCCTGTATAGAAACAACTGCTACctcttttctaaagaaaaaagaaagtggAATGAAAGTCGAGCTATCTGTCGATCTCATAATTCCGGTCTCCTGAAGATAGAGAACAAGGGAGAACTG GATTTCTTGTCCCTGTTCAGTATTATTGGATGGACTGGACTCTTCCGCAGTGGAAGAAATCAACCTTGGAAGTGGTCCGATGGCTCAGATCTCTCCAAAGACCT gcTGACTATAACCCTGGACAAAAATGGTAAAGACTGTGCCAAATATATTCCAGGATATCCAGCTTATGCTGAACAGTGTGAATCTCTCCAAATGTACATCTGTAAATACAGGATTCCATAA
- the LOC103165980 gene encoding natural killer cells antigen CD94-like isoform X1, with protein MSEQTVVYTELKAKKSSQPLPKRPKTDKNEDSAREHELTYTELKLPRPSPQQSRRVRVKGKDTSTSLWRLITVILGSFCLVLLATTCVLTTQVLQGASSNITTNQTGHHCSPCPENWFLYRNNCYLFSKEKRKWNESRAICRSHNSGLLKIENKGELDFLSLFALYGWTGLYRSGRNQTWKWSDGSNLSIGLLHITLDESGKDCAKYHPSNPASPEECESLQKYICKYRIP; from the exons ATGAGTGAGCAAACAGTTGTCTATACAGAGTTGAAAGCAAAAAAGTCCTCTCAACCCCTGCCCAAGAGACCAAAGACCGACAAGAACGAAGATTCAGCAAGGGAGCACGAACTAACCTACACTGAGTTGAAACTGCCTAGGCCTTCTCCACAGCAGAGCAGACGAGTGAGAGTTAAGGGAAAAG ACACATCAACCTCACTATGGAGACTCATTACAGTGATTTTAGGAAGTTTCTGCCTTGTACTCCTGGCAACAACATGTGTCTTGACTACTCAGG TGCTCCAAGGAGCTTCTTCAAACATCACCACCAACCAGACAG GACATCACTGTAGTCCTTGTCCAGAGAACTGGTTCCTGTATAGAAACAACTGCTACctcttttctaaagaaaaaagaaagtggAATGAAAGTCGAGCTATCTGTCGATCTCATAATTCCGGTCTCCTGAAGATAGAGAACAAGGGAGAACTG GATTTCTTGTCCCTGTTTGCACTCTACGGATGGACTGGACTCTACCGAAGTGGAAGAAATCAAACTTGGAAGTGGTCCGATGGCTCAAATCTTTCCATAGGCCT GCTGCATATAACCTTGGACGAATCTGGTAAAGACTGTGCCAAATATCATCCATCAAATCCAGCTTCTCCTGAAGAGTGTGAATCTCTTCAAAAGTACATCTGTAAGTATAGGATTCCATAG